Proteins from one Tsuneonella aeria genomic window:
- a CDS encoding TIGR02587 family membrane protein yields MNARSAASHSNRDFAKGLARAFAGALIFALPMLMTMEMWWLGFYVDRGRLLLLLLAAFVLLVPLCRIVGFRSTDGGILEDVVDAFTALGTGIVASALILFLLGVIASGMPASEILGKIAIEAVPASIGAALARGQLGARADEGDGEDALDVEDSYATELFLMVVGALFIAFNLAPTEEMMSIAFMMTPWHALALVVFSLLVLHAFVYALDFKGEHELPEGMNSLTGILVFTMAGYGIALLVSLYVLWTFGWTNGMALGPIAMMTAVLGFPAALGAGSARLVV; encoded by the coding sequence ATGAACGCCCGTTCCGCCGCCTCCCACAGCAACCGCGACTTTGCCAAGGGCCTCGCCCGCGCCTTTGCCGGCGCGCTGATCTTCGCGCTTCCGATGCTGATGACGATGGAGATGTGGTGGCTCGGTTTCTACGTGGACCGGGGGCGCCTGCTTCTACTCCTGCTCGCGGCGTTCGTGCTGCTCGTGCCTCTCTGCCGCATCGTGGGGTTCAGGAGTACCGATGGCGGAATCCTGGAAGATGTCGTCGATGCCTTCACCGCACTCGGCACAGGGATTGTCGCCTCGGCTCTCATCCTGTTCCTGCTGGGGGTGATCGCGTCGGGAATGCCGGCAAGCGAGATTCTCGGTAAGATCGCCATCGAGGCCGTTCCGGCCAGCATCGGCGCCGCGCTCGCCCGCGGGCAGCTCGGAGCGCGCGCCGACGAGGGCGATGGCGAGGATGCGCTGGACGTGGAGGACTCCTACGCGACGGAGCTATTCCTCATGGTGGTGGGCGCGCTGTTCATCGCGTTCAATCTCGCCCCTACCGAAGAGATGATGTCGATCGCATTCATGATGACGCCCTGGCATGCCCTGGCGCTTGTCGTGTTTTCGCTGCTGGTCCTCCATGCGTTCGTCTATGCGCTGGATTTCAAGGGGGAGCATGAGCTGCCCGAAGGCATGAACAGCCTGACCGGCATCCTGGTGTTCACGATGGCGGGATACGGGATCGCGTTGCTCGTCAGCCTTTATGTCCTGTGGACCTTCGGGTGGACCAATGGAATGGCGCTGGGGCCCATCGCGATGATGACCGCCGTGCTGGGATTCCCCGCGGCGCTCGGCGCCGGTAGCGCGCGTCTCGTCGTCTAG
- a CDS encoding 3-methyl-2-oxobutanoate dehydrogenase (2-methylpropanoyl-transferring) subunit alpha: MADEMSSGPGQAGHNRPALQFYVPEPKFRPGDTVDFSDLRISRPGEQARPDETCAPIDTQGLANDLIRVLGDDNAAHGPWDPKLGPETLRQMLRTMALTRAFDERMYRGQRQGKTSFYMKCTGEEATSVAAGMALAADDMVFPSYRQQGILIARGYPLVEMINQIYSNRGDKLKGRQLPIMYSSRAHSFFTISGNLATQTPQAVGWAMASAMRSDSRIAATWVGEGSTAEGDFHAACLFAAVYNAPVILNVVNNQWAISSFSGFAGGERATFAARGVGYGIASLRVDGNDALAVYAAEQWAANRARANGGPTVIEHFSYRAEGHSTSDDPSQYRSAQERNEWPLGDPITRLKDHLIHLGEWDEDRQQQLDLDCAEQVKAATKEAEKNGVLGHGMHHPFHTMFEDVFEELPWHLEEQAAQAIRERKIKWPQA; the protein is encoded by the coding sequence ATGGCGGACGAAATGTCCAGCGGACCGGGGCAGGCGGGCCACAACCGCCCTGCGCTGCAGTTCTATGTTCCCGAACCGAAATTCCGTCCCGGCGACACGGTCGATTTCTCCGACTTGCGCATCAGCCGCCCGGGTGAACAGGCGCGGCCCGACGAAACATGTGCGCCGATCGACACGCAGGGCTTGGCCAACGATCTCATCCGCGTGCTGGGCGATGACAACGCCGCACACGGACCGTGGGACCCGAAGCTCGGCCCCGAGACCTTGCGCCAGATGCTGCGGACGATGGCCCTGACGCGCGCCTTCGATGAACGGATGTACCGCGGGCAGCGGCAGGGCAAGACCAGCTTCTACATGAAGTGCACCGGGGAAGAGGCGACCAGCGTGGCCGCCGGGATGGCGCTTGCCGCCGATGACATGGTGTTCCCCAGCTATCGCCAGCAGGGCATCCTGATCGCGCGCGGATATCCCCTGGTTGAGATGATCAACCAGATCTACTCCAACCGCGGGGACAAGCTGAAGGGGCGCCAGCTGCCCATCATGTATTCCAGCCGGGCGCACAGCTTCTTCACCATAAGCGGCAACCTGGCGACGCAGACGCCGCAGGCGGTGGGCTGGGCGATGGCCAGCGCGATGCGCAGTGACAGCCGGATCGCCGCGACCTGGGTGGGCGAAGGGAGCACGGCGGAAGGGGACTTCCACGCCGCCTGCCTGTTCGCCGCCGTCTACAACGCGCCGGTGATCCTCAACGTCGTCAACAATCAATGGGCGATCTCCAGCTTTTCCGGTTTCGCTGGCGGGGAGCGGGCGACCTTTGCCGCGCGCGGGGTCGGCTACGGCATCGCCAGCCTGCGGGTGGACGGGAACGACGCGCTGGCGGTCTATGCGGCGGAGCAGTGGGCCGCCAATCGGGCGCGGGCCAACGGCGGCCCCACCGTGATCGAACATTTCAGCTACCGCGCCGAAGGGCACTCCACCTCCGACGATCCCAGCCAGTATCGCAGCGCGCAGGAACGCAACGAATGGCCGCTGGGCGATCCGATCACGCGGTTGAAGGACCACCTGATCCACCTCGGCGAGTGGGACGAGGATCGGCAGCAGCAGCTCGACCTCGACTGCGCGGAGCAGGTGAAGGCCGCCACCAAGGAGGCCGAGAAGAACGGCGTCCTCGGCCACGGCATGCACCACCCGTTCCACACGATGTTCGAAGACGTATTCGAGGAACTCCCCTGGCATCTGGAAGAACAGGCCGCCCAGGCTATCCGCGAAAGGAAGATCAAGTGGCCACAAGCCTGA
- a CDS encoding alpha-ketoacid dehydrogenase subunit beta gives MIEAINDALDIMLSHDPTVVIMGEDVGYFGGVFRATAGLQEKHGKNRVFDTPISECGIIGAAVGMGAYGLRPVPEIQFADYIYPGIDQLISEAARLRYRSAGEYIAPMTVRSPFGGGIFGGQTHSQSPESLFTHVAGLKTVIPSTPYDAKGLLIAAIEDNDPVIFFEPKRIYNGPFSGYYDKPVEPWKNHADSRVPEGYYSIPLGKARTVREGDALTVLTYGTMVHVSEAVCREKGVDAEIIDLRTLVPLDIAAIEASVEKTGRCLIVHEATRTSGFGAELSALVTERCFYHLEAPVERVTGFDTPYPHSLEWAYFPGPVRIGEAIDSILKA, from the coding sequence ATGATCGAGGCGATCAACGACGCGCTCGACATCATGCTCAGCCACGATCCCACGGTTGTCATCATGGGAGAGGACGTCGGCTACTTCGGCGGCGTGTTCCGCGCCACCGCGGGCCTGCAGGAGAAGCACGGCAAGAACCGCGTGTTCGATACGCCGATTTCCGAATGCGGCATTATCGGCGCGGCGGTCGGCATGGGCGCATATGGCCTGCGCCCCGTCCCCGAAATCCAGTTTGCCGACTACATCTATCCGGGGATCGACCAGCTCATCAGCGAAGCGGCGCGGCTTCGGTACCGCTCTGCCGGCGAATATATCGCGCCTATGACGGTGCGCAGCCCCTTCGGCGGCGGCATCTTCGGGGGGCAGACTCACAGCCAGAGCCCGGAATCGCTGTTCACCCACGTCGCCGGGCTCAAGACCGTGATCCCCAGCACGCCCTACGACGCCAAGGGCCTGCTGATCGCGGCAATCGAGGATAACGATCCGGTGATCTTCTTCGAACCGAAGCGGATCTACAACGGCCCCTTCAGCGGTTACTACGACAAGCCGGTCGAACCGTGGAAGAACCACGCCGACAGCCGCGTGCCCGAAGGATACTACAGCATCCCGCTCGGCAAGGCGCGCACCGTGCGCGAGGGCGACGCGCTGACGGTGCTGACATACGGCACGATGGTCCATGTGAGCGAGGCGGTGTGCCGCGAGAAAGGCGTCGATGCCGAAATCATCGACCTGCGCACCCTGGTTCCGCTCGACATCGCGGCGATCGAGGCTTCGGTGGAAAAGACCGGACGCTGCCTGATCGTGCACGAGGCCACGCGCACCAGCGGCTTCGGCGCGGAGCTCAGCGCCCTCGTGACCGAACGCTGCTTCTATCACCTGGAGGCACCCGTCGAACGGGTGACCGGGTTCGACACGCCATATCCGCACAGCCTCGAATGGGCCTATTTCCCCGGCCCGGTTCGCATCGGCGAAGCAATCGATTCGATTTTGAAAGCCTGA
- the thyA gene encoding thymidylate synthase, translated as MASAFPRSDSPGSSPGDTHPEQQYLDLMRRIWEQGSERIDRTGVGTRSVFGATLRFDLAGGAMPLITTKRVYWKTATRELLWFLTGETNIRPLVLQGVHIWDDWPHARYVRETGDDIAIAEFVERIAADEAFAGNWGDLGPVYGKQWVDWPTWRYRADGLYEPGEGINQVAAVVESLRNNPGSRRHIIEGWNVAELDRMALPPCHKTYQFHVADGKLNGLLYQRSCDVALGLPFNLWSAALLQRMLAQQTGLEPGEFVWMGGDVHLYLNHADLIEQQLARAPQGAPRLELLRQPDSIFDYAIEDFAVIDYTPLGPLKAPVAV; from the coding sequence ATGGCCAGTGCCTTTCCGCGCAGCGATTCTCCCGGCAGTTCTCCCGGCGATACCCATCCGGAACAGCAATACCTCGACCTGATGCGGCGTATCTGGGAGCAGGGGTCGGAGCGGATCGACCGCACGGGGGTGGGCACGCGTTCCGTCTTCGGCGCCACCTTGCGCTTCGACCTGGCGGGCGGGGCGATGCCGCTCATCACCACCAAGCGGGTGTACTGGAAGACGGCGACGCGCGAATTGCTGTGGTTCCTCACCGGCGAAACGAACATCCGGCCCCTGGTGCTTCAGGGCGTCCACATCTGGGACGACTGGCCCCATGCCCGTTACGTGCGTGAGACCGGTGACGACATCGCGATCGCCGAATTCGTCGAACGTATCGCCGCGGACGAAGCGTTCGCCGGCAATTGGGGCGATCTGGGGCCGGTGTACGGCAAGCAATGGGTCGACTGGCCGACCTGGCGCTATCGCGCCGACGGTCTCTACGAGCCGGGCGAAGGCATCAACCAGGTGGCCGCGGTGGTCGAATCGTTGCGGAACAATCCGGGCAGTCGCCGGCACATCATCGAAGGCTGGAACGTCGCGGAGCTTGACCGCATGGCCCTGCCGCCGTGCCACAAGACCTACCAGTTCCACGTCGCGGACGGGAAGCTCAACGGGTTGCTGTACCAGCGCAGCTGCGATGTCGCCCTGGGCCTGCCGTTCAACTTGTGGTCGGCCGCGCTGCTGCAGCGGATGCTGGCCCAGCAGACGGGTCTGGAACCGGGGGAGTTCGTCTGGATGGGCGGCGACGTGCACCTTTACCTGAACCATGCCGACCTCATCGAACAGCAGCTCGCCCGCGCGCCGCAAGGCGCTCCGCGGCTCGAGCTGCTGCGCCAGCCGGACAGCATTTTCGACTACGCTATCGAAGATTTCGCGGTCATCGATTACACGCCGCTTGGCCCACTCAAGGCGCCGGTGGCCGTGTGA
- a CDS encoding energy transducer TonB: MAGNSVAINPAEIIPRAMYEWRPPRMVSAGAAAGVTALVVALLVHGFGVEHRAQPVPALVSVAFSETPPPPRPRQRAEQRRARKPAPRDDAGVRNLRNRATPVVAPPVTPLIVPPPIVAATEADAGSAAQTGAADLPGPGRGAGLHGDGPGGGGTGGDGDGTGDGEPVRGPRRISGRLSFADLPDGVLSEGQEAAVTVIFAVGPGGRVSGCRADESSGMVPLDSLTCRLIEQRFRYRPATDRNGRPVGAMVRETHWWIARPE, from the coding sequence GTGGCGGGCAATTCAGTCGCGATCAATCCGGCCGAAATTATCCCGCGCGCAATGTACGAATGGCGGCCACCACGCATGGTATCGGCGGGGGCGGCAGCAGGCGTGACGGCGCTTGTCGTAGCCCTGCTCGTCCATGGCTTCGGAGTGGAGCATCGCGCGCAGCCTGTCCCGGCGCTGGTCTCGGTCGCCTTCAGCGAGACGCCGCCCCCGCCCAGGCCCAGGCAGCGGGCAGAGCAGCGCCGGGCCCGCAAGCCCGCGCCCAGGGACGATGCGGGCGTGCGTAACCTGCGCAATCGCGCCACCCCTGTTGTCGCGCCGCCTGTGACCCCGCTGATCGTCCCGCCGCCGATCGTCGCCGCAACCGAGGCCGATGCCGGCAGCGCTGCGCAAACCGGGGCGGCCGACCTTCCCGGGCCCGGCCGCGGGGCGGGGCTGCATGGCGATGGGCCAGGCGGCGGCGGCACGGGCGGGGACGGGGACGGGACCGGCGATGGAGAGCCCGTGCGCGGCCCGCGGCGCATCTCCGGGCGGCTGTCGTTCGCGGACCTGCCCGATGGAGTCCTCTCCGAAGGGCAGGAAGCCGCCGTCACCGTGATCTTCGCCGTGGGGCCTGGCGGGCGCGTGAGCGGCTGCCGTGCGGACGAATCGAGCGGGATGGTCCCTCTAGACAGCCTGACCTGCCGCCTGATCGAGCAGCGCTTCCGCTATCGCCCCGCCACCGATCGTAACGGGCGGCCGGTCGGCGCGATGGTGCGCGAAACCCACTGGTGGATCGCGCGGCCCGAATAG